The Bradyrhizobium betae genomic interval GCATCGATGAAGCGGCAATCGGCCGCATTTATTTCCGTATCGTGCATTCACAATGACGGCCTACACAGGGATGCCTCATCCGTCGGCAAATGAAGTATTTTTTAGTCGTCAACCGCAACAAAAAACTACAAAGCCGGCGGCGCAAAAGTGGCAGAGTGGGCGCATGAATGACTGTGGATCAGCAACGGAACTGGGACGTGACGAATGAGTTGAGTCGGCCTGGAGCTTCAATCGAAGCCGGCTCGTTTGGAATGCAGACCGTTTCGCGCAATGCCTTCGCCGAGCAAGGCGAAGATGGAGCGATCATCGGGCCTGATTTCGTTGCGCCAGAAGGTGGATCGAACGCGGGGTCTGCGACCTCGCCGTTCGGCGACTGAAATGGAAGGTGATCATTGGCCTCACGGCTCCTGCGACGGCGCCGGTCGCAGCCTTTCAGATTTGCGGAAACGCGCATCCGAATTTTTCGAAGGCCTGTCCGTTGCAGAGCTCGTGCGCGAGTCGCACAGGAATCTGTGGGTTTCGGACTGGTCGAGGATCGCGGACGAGTACCGGGCGTTCGCCGAATCAGCGCGCCGAGACGGGTCCATTCATGTGGCACGGGAAGAGTGGCTGTGCTCGCTGACGGCTCTTGAAGTCGCGAGAAACGTGTCCTGTTCCGGAGACCCCGCGAGTACCGACCTCGCAGACAAGGTCGGAATCAACCTGAAAGGCCTCGAGGAGGACGCCGGTCCGGCGATCGAACGCGTGAAGATCGATGGGTTCGATCAAGGCTCGCTTGCCGGCTACTTTGTGCCGGCGTTTCGTGACGGGCCTTCCGCGCCCGTGGTGATTTGCGTCAGTGACGAGGACGTCACCCTCGGCTCGATGATGAGCAGACTGTTGCCGGCCTCACGCCGCCGGAACATGTCGCTCCTGCTCGTCGATGCCGGCCATTCGTCCGTTCGTCGCCCCGTCAAACCGGAGCATGTTCTTCAATGCTGGCTGGACTATCTGGAGGCTCGCCCGGACGTCGATTCGCAGCGGATCGCGGTCTATGGCGAAGGGGCGGCCGCCAGTCATGCGTCCGGCCTTGCCTTGCTGGATCGCAGGATGGCTGCCGCCGTGTGCGACGGCGGTATCATGGCGCCGATCATGCGCCGCGCATCGCTGCGCTGGACGATCGGCGCCGAGCCGACCGGCGGTGACGGGACCCCGGCGGGCTCGTTGCAGCCGTCGCGTCGAATCCCTTGCCCGCTGCTCGTGGTCGCCGGGACTCGCTCGATGGTCTCGGAGGAGGATGCTCTCGAGCTGCAAGCCATCTATCGGCAGGCCGGAGCCGATTGCTCGACCGTCGTGCCAAACTGCATCCCGCACCCGCTGGGCGAGGTCGAAAACTTCGTCGCCGTAGACGATTTCATTTTCGAATGGCTCGCCAGCAAGCTTGGAACCGTCCGCCAGCTTGATCCCGTGACCTATCTGTAAGGCGCGATGAGGCCGGGCTGACGCCGGCGGCTGCTCTGCGCCCCGGCGTCAGCGGATCACGAGACGTCGATGGCCAGCAAACGCGCGGCCAGCCGGGCATTCTTTGCAATCGTTGCGAGCGCAACGTTCAGATCGGCCAGGGTCTTCTCGTCGAGCTCGTTGAACATGGTCGAGTTCAAGGCGAGCTTTCGCTTGGACAGTTTCTCGATCTCCGCCGTCGCCTTTGCCGTCAGCGACATCAGGACGAAGCGCGCGTCGTCTGCGCCCGGCCGCCGCGACAGGAAGCCGGCCTTCTCGAGGGCCTTGGTCTGGTTGGTGACGAAGGCCGGGTGGACCCGCAGCTTGTTTGCGACGTCGATTCCGGCGACGCCTCCGCCCTGGTCCAGCTCGGTGATGGCCATCAGGATCAGCCACTGCGGCTCGGTGATGCCCAGCAGCCCGGCCCAGCTGGTGTGGATGTCCTCCAGCTGAGAGTGAATCTCGACGACATTCCAGATGAAGTCCGTAATCGCCCTGTCGAGTTTTTTCTCGATCATGTGGCTCCCCCCGTTTCCCCTAGATCATTCTTTTAATGGGATATTTGGGAGGCGTCTCGGATCTCGCGCACCGACAATAGTAAAGAGTACCGCGCGGGGGAAACGACCCGATTGTTTAGTGCTTGCAAAAATCAATTAATTAAATTACGTCTTCTCTCACTCAATCTTTGCTGCTCTTGACCGTCTCAATGGGCCAGCACTGTGAGACCTCCAAGAAAGCCCTCGGGATGCCCCCTGAGGGCTTTTTACTTTTTAGCCATAGGCTTAGCTGGCGTTGCGGCTCTCCTTGTTGCCCTCAAGCCACATCTCCCCCGGAACTTACGCTTCATTAAATCAATGAATTGAGGCGATTGTTTTTATAAACTATATGTGAAGCCACGACGGAGGGGGGGCACCTCACTGTCGTTTCAGTCCGGACTTTCAGTGCGGGCCTGAATTGAACGGAAATTGAAGTGGGTAAAGCGGCCTCCGACGAGGAGCCGAGCCCCCTGAACCGACCTGGAGGTTTACTAATGAAGTTTACGAAGACTCTTCTTCTCGGCTCGGCAGCCGGCCTGATGGCCGCCTCCGGTGCGTTCGCAGCCGATCTCCCCGTGAAGGCCAAAGCGGTCGAATACGTGAAGATCTGCTCGCTGTACGGCGCCGGCTTCTACTACATCCCGGGCACCGACACCTGCATCAAGCTGGGCGGTTACCTGCGCGCCGAAGTCGCGCTGGGCACCAACAGCGTCTACGGCGCTGCCAACGGTTCGCCGGCCGGTGCGCACAACCGCCTGAGCAACTACTACACGATGCGCGCTCGTGAAGACCTCAACATCGACACGCGCACCGCGACCGAATACGGCGTCGTTCGTACCTTCTTCGACGGCGTGTTCTCCTGGACGACCGGCGGTTATCAGGGTTCGGGCTCGGCCACCGGCGGCACCGTCTACACCGGCTCGCTCGGCCTCAACACCTCGGGTGCGACCCCGGCGCTGGTTGGTTCTTCGGTCAACGGCACCGACGGCAACACCTCGGCCGGTTCGCTCGGCGTGTACTACGCCTTCATCCAGTTCGCTGGCTTCACCATGGGTAAGGCCGTGTCGCAGTTCGACGCGCCCTGGACCAACTATCCGGGCAACAACTTCGACGGTCTCGTCGGCGGCAGCGGCACGGTCACTGGTGTCACCCAGTTCACCTACACCGCTGACTTCGGCCAGGGCGTGACGGCGGCGTTCTCGGCTGAAGACGCAACGGCCTACTACCAGGCCGGCAACCAGAACCTCACTGGCGCGACCGCCGGTGGCATGATCGGTGGCTCCTACGGCACCAACTCGATCGGTGGCTCGCGTTCGCCGAACCTCGTTGGTATGGTTCGTGTCGACCAGGCCTGGGGTCTCTTCCAGGCGTCGGTTGCCGCGAAGGACAACCACGTTGCCTACTACGGCGCGACCGAAACGACTGGCCACCCCGACGACAAGTGGGGTTGGGCGGTTCAGCTCGCTCTGTCGATCAAGAACATCCCGACCGGTGCGGGTGACGTGATCAACATCCAGGGCGTCTACACCGACGGCGCGACCCGCTACAACTTCCAGAACCTGGCGGGCAGCTCCTACTCGATGTTCGGCAGCTCGGGCGTTGCCTACCAGAGCGTCGGCTTCGCCAATGCTCCGGACACCGTGTACATCACCGGTTCGTCGCAGGAGACTGTGAAGACCTGGGGCTTCCGCGGCGCCTACACCCACAACTGGGATCCCTACTGGAACACCGCGCTGTACGGTGCCTACGCTCAGGCTCAGTACGGCTCGCTCGCCAAGACCGCGCTTTGCGGCGCTGGCGGTGCTGGCGGCGTCTTCGGTGGCCTGGCCGGCGTCACGGGTTGCAACCCGGACTTCGCCGTCGGCCAGATCGGCCTGATCACCCGCTGGACCCCCGTCAAGAACCTGACGTTCTCGGGCGACCTGAACTGGACGCACCTCGACCAGAAGTACTCCGGC includes:
- a CDS encoding MarR family winged helix-turn-helix transcriptional regulator, producing the protein MIEKKLDRAITDFIWNVVEIHSQLEDIHTSWAGLLGITEPQWLILMAITELDQGGGVAGIDVANKLRVHPAFVTNQTKALEKAGFLSRRPGADDARFVLMSLTAKATAEIEKLSKRKLALNSTMFNELDEKTLADLNVALATIAKNARLAARLLAIDVS
- a CDS encoding alpha/beta hydrolase family protein, coding for MEGDHWPHGSCDGAGRSLSDLRKRASEFFEGLSVAELVRESHRNLWVSDWSRIADEYRAFAESARRDGSIHVAREEWLCSLTALEVARNVSCSGDPASTDLADKVGINLKGLEEDAGPAIERVKIDGFDQGSLAGYFVPAFRDGPSAPVVICVSDEDVTLGSMMSRLLPASRRRNMSLLLVDAGHSSVRRPVKPEHVLQCWLDYLEARPDVDSQRIAVYGEGAAASHASGLALLDRRMAAAVCDGGIMAPIMRRASLRWTIGAEPTGGDGTPAGSLQPSRRIPCPLLVVAGTRSMVSEEDALELQAIYRQAGADCSTVVPNCIPHPLGEVENFVAVDDFIFEWLASKLGTVRQLDPVTYL
- a CDS encoding porin, with translation MKFTKTLLLGSAAGLMAASGAFAADLPVKAKAVEYVKICSLYGAGFYYIPGTDTCIKLGGYLRAEVALGTNSVYGAANGSPAGAHNRLSNYYTMRAREDLNIDTRTATEYGVVRTFFDGVFSWTTGGYQGSGSATGGTVYTGSLGLNTSGATPALVGSSVNGTDGNTSAGSLGVYYAFIQFAGFTMGKAVSQFDAPWTNYPGNNFDGLVGGSGTVTGVTQFTYTADFGQGVTAAFSAEDATAYYQAGNQNLTGATAGGMIGGSYGTNSIGGSRSPNLVGMVRVDQAWGLFQASVAAKDNHVAYYGATETTGHPDDKWGWAVQLALSIKNIPTGAGDVINIQGVYTDGATRYNFQNLAGSSYSMFGSSGVAYQSVGFANAPDTVYITGSSQETVKTWGFRGAYTHNWDPYWNTALYGAYAQAQYGSLAKTALCGAGGAGGVFGGLAGVTGCNPDFAVGQIGLITRWTPVKNLTFSGDLNWTHLDQKYSGTVGYAGAGTTAKPAALYELKDQDSITLLLRAQRNW